One genomic region from Kiritimatiellia bacterium encodes:
- a CDS encoding STAS domain-containing protein — MQITVEEKQPSLVIKLAGHMGHASVNELRRVFDEWLAKGSQNFIVDMGGLQYINSAGLRCFFEVSKKINALKGKLLFCGIQSEVRQIFDVSGFTSLFSICDTVESAAKQI; from the coding sequence ATGCAAATCACCGTTGAAGAAAAACAACCCTCGCTCGTGATCAAGCTCGCCGGACACATGGGGCACGCCTCGGTGAATGAACTCAGGCGCGTTTTTGACGAATGGCTCGCCAAGGGGAGTCAAAACTTCATCGTGGACATGGGCGGTCTGCAATATATCAACAGCGCCGGCCTGCGCTGTTTCTTTGAGGTCTCAAAAAAAATCAACGCCCTGAAAGGCAAATTGCTTTTCTGCGGAATACAATCCGAAGTCCGGCAGATTTTTGACGTGTCGGGCTTTACCTCCCTGTTTTCAATCTGCGACACGGTGGAAAGCGCCGCAAAGCAGATTTAA
- a CDS encoding tetratricopeptide repeat protein: MSVKSGFCRYVPVLLLCAAWLAADAAGAENASSNNFLAVASAALEDEMYEIAEENIRQYLELAAGGGRTQTEHIIMLARALRGRKKYPEMLELLVRNRQEAESGHLAGAFAFWLALAFYDNARWEASWEQINGFESRYPGSALIPDAIRLQADVLLKLGRESEAAGVLQRLIGKNEHDTEHVDDRLFLGQVLAGSGRTGEAVAVLEKMLSFPPDTSAGQKCRGILGRIYTGREEWQKARRVYEPLLNQENIPDDYRLQAIEALAEIAASQTNYGEALIILEKGERLLTNPPQKNELGLFQGRLLLKTGKIDEGTALIHNFVRSQTTNALGAEVQIELAQTLLAGGLNEKALVEFQNFLETFAARADLTEAYRGKGTALFNLGRYHEAAAAFGKAGETAGNPEKKAEYLYCAADAFFAGGQFKPAADMYALAAAAASSAHLANMARFQVAECQLQMENLAEAEKSFWEVYDEDPADTLAPRALLRIADILLRQNKLRAAETVYVWINLDYGVQWRPRSIYGRGVIAYRSGRFTEAKDYFADVLRQTGLAGDNEVAAAATYMAGWSCFMLDDPAEARRRFASVVSVYPRSAKAPEALFRLGEHDYNCGHYDSAEKLFRRLADDYPLSSLAADSLFWAGRAALMQNEFKKGRDYFSALIKKYPGSSKKSEARYFQGVALCELGRFDAAILVFNEVIRQSPDHERAAFKKADCQFILGSDESQRYEEAVNSYQFILDRPERSASARLQARYKIGRCLEKLGKKDEALARYLQVVYAYLQDEAQTPSGNLWFARAAFNAAAIMEDKEQWRQAVNIYQRVVEADIPAGNDARERIDALRAKHWLLFY, encoded by the coding sequence ATGTCTGTCAAATCAGGATTTTGCCGCTATGTTCCGGTCTTGCTGTTGTGCGCCGCCTGGCTGGCGGCGGATGCCGCCGGCGCGGAGAATGCCTCGTCAAACAATTTCCTGGCCGTCGCTTCCGCGGCCCTGGAAGACGAGATGTATGAAATTGCCGAGGAAAACATAAGACAATACCTTGAGCTTGCCGCCGGCGGGGGGCGGACGCAGACTGAACATATCATCATGCTGGCGCGCGCCCTCCGCGGCCGGAAAAAATATCCCGAAATGCTGGAACTGCTCGTCCGGAACCGGCAAGAAGCCGAAAGCGGCCATTTGGCCGGCGCATTTGCTTTCTGGCTCGCGCTGGCCTTTTACGATAATGCCCGCTGGGAAGCGTCATGGGAGCAGATCAATGGCTTTGAAAGCCGTTATCCCGGCTCGGCCCTGATTCCGGACGCCATCCGCCTGCAGGCGGATGTTCTGCTGAAGCTCGGCCGGGAGAGCGAGGCGGCCGGCGTTTTGCAACGGTTAATCGGGAAAAACGAACATGACACGGAACACGTTGACGACCGGTTGTTTCTCGGCCAGGTCCTGGCCGGTTCCGGCCGGACCGGCGAAGCCGTTGCCGTGCTGGAAAAAATGCTTTCTTTTCCTCCGGATACCAGCGCCGGCCAGAAATGCCGCGGTATTCTCGGCCGGATTTACACCGGCCGGGAAGAATGGCAGAAGGCCCGCCGGGTTTACGAGCCTCTGTTAAACCAGGAAAACATCCCCGATGATTACCGCCTTCAGGCCATTGAGGCGCTGGCTGAAATCGCGGCCTCTCAAACCAACTACGGCGAAGCGCTCATCATCCTGGAAAAGGGAGAACGCCTCCTGACGAACCCGCCGCAAAAAAACGAACTCGGGTTGTTTCAGGGACGCCTGCTCCTGAAAACCGGTAAAATTGATGAAGGCACGGCCCTTATTCATAATTTTGTCAGGTCGCAGACCACCAATGCCCTCGGCGCCGAGGTCCAGATTGAGCTTGCGCAAACTTTGCTGGCCGGCGGCCTGAATGAAAAAGCGCTGGTTGAATTTCAGAACTTTCTTGAAACCTTTGCCGCCCGGGCGGATTTAACGGAGGCCTACCGGGGCAAGGGAACGGCCCTGTTTAATCTGGGGCGTTATCATGAAGCCGCCGCCGCGTTCGGCAAGGCCGGCGAAACGGCCGGGAATCCGGAGAAAAAAGCCGAATACCTTTATTGCGCGGCCGATGCCTTTTTTGCCGGCGGGCAGTTCAAGCCGGCGGCCGACATGTACGCGCTGGCCGCCGCCGCGGCGTCCAGCGCGCATCTGGCCAATATGGCGCGTTTTCAGGTTGCCGAATGCCAACTGCAGATGGAAAATCTTGCCGAGGCCGAAAAGTCGTTCTGGGAAGTCTACGACGAAGACCCCGCGGATACTCTGGCCCCGCGCGCCTTATTGCGGATCGCCGATATTTTGTTGCGGCAAAACAAACTGCGCGCGGCGGAGACCGTTTACGTCTGGATCAATCTGGACTACGGAGTCCAGTGGCGGCCGCGGTCAATTTACGGCCGCGGCGTAATTGCCTATCGTTCCGGACGGTTTACCGAAGCAAAGGATTACTTTGCTGATGTCCTGCGTCAGACCGGACTGGCCGGGGATAATGAGGTTGCCGCGGCGGCGACATATATGGCGGGCTGGTCATGCTTCATGTTGGATGATCCCGCCGAAGCCCGCCGCCGTTTTGCGTCCGTGGTCAGCGTTTATCCCCGCTCCGCCAAGGCGCCCGAGGCCCTTTTCCGGCTCGGCGAACACGATTATAACTGCGGACATTACGATTCCGCCGAAAAACTGTTCCGCCGCCTCGCGGATGATTACCCTCTTTCATCGCTCGCCGCCGACTCCCTTTTCTGGGCCGGCCGGGCGGCCCTGATGCAGAATGAATTCAAAAAGGGCCGCGATTATTTTTCCGCGCTGATCAAAAAATATCCCGGGAGCTCCAAAAAGTCCGAAGCCCGCTATTTCCAGGGGGTCGCCCTTTGCGAGCTCGGCCGTTTTGACGCGGCTATTCTTGTTTTTAACGAGGTGATCCGGCAGAGCCCCGACCACGAAAGGGCCGCTTTCAAGAAGGCGGACTGCCAGTTTATTCTCGGTTCAGACGAGTCGCAGCGTTACGAAGAGGCCGTTAATTCCTATCAGTTTATTCTGGACCGGCCGGAGCGCTCTGCCTCGGCGCGCCTGCAGGCCAGGTACAAAATCGGGCGGTGCCTGGAAAAGTTAGGAAAAAAAGACGAGGCGCTTGCCCGGTATCTGCAGGTTGTTTATGCATACCTGCAGGACGAGGCACAAACTCCCTCCGGCAATCTGTGGTTTGCGCGCGCCGCTTTTAACGCGGCCGCCATCATGGAGGATAAAGAGCAGTGGCGTCAGGCCGTAAATATTTACCAGCGGGTGGTGGAGGCCGATATTCCGGCCGGCAACGATGCGCGGGAACGCATTGACGCATTGCGCGCCAAGCACTGGCTGTTGTTTTATTAA
- the metG gene encoding methionine--tRNA ligase, which yields MNRKPFYITTPIYYVNDAPHIGHAYTTILADILARCRRQSGRPVFFLTGTDEHGQKVQRAAEKAGITPQQQADRTVVRFRQMCKNLNITNDDFIRTTEPRHIRAVQTALQRLYDQGDIYKAEYDGWYCVPCERFYPKKDEGKAKCAECGRTLEQIKETNYFFKMSVHQDWLVKYIQEHPNFIQPDFRRNETLGFLRKPLNDLCISRPKSRLPWDIPLPFDSDFVAYVWFDALINYISAIGCFADDEKFRKWWPAAYHLMAKDILTTHTVYWPIMLKALRLEMPETIFAHGWWLTGEAKMSKSLGNVIDPLAVAEKYGADAFRYFLAAEMVMGQDCSFSEEAFIRRYNADLANDLGNLLSRVLKLIQAHFGGKIPAPADEGEGEKKLRDTVLAAAKTMAESIENMRIDLGLAAVIGAVRECNRYLETKQPWRLAKQDDKKPLQTVLYCACETLRIVSGLLQPVMPGKTAELRAALGLTAEGADIPVWGKTPAGAAAGGATPLFPRISMAKEQPDRAFGPQAGAGREKSGQIDYADFARIQLRTAKILSAEKVEGADKLLKLQIELGAEKRQIIAGIARHYRPEDLTGRTIVVVANLKPARIRGVESNGMLLAASHGESLRLLTVEGEMPPGSAVK from the coding sequence ATGAACCGCAAACCGTTTTACATTACAACGCCTATTTATTATGTCAACGATGCCCCCCATATCGGCCATGCCTATACCACGATTCTGGCCGATATCCTTGCCCGTTGCCGCCGGCAGAGCGGCCGGCCGGTGTTTTTCCTGACCGGCACCGATGAACACGGGCAGAAAGTCCAGCGCGCCGCCGAAAAAGCGGGTATCACGCCCCAGCAGCAGGCCGACCGGACCGTGGTCCGGTTCCGGCAGATGTGTAAAAATCTCAACATAACGAACGACGATTTTATCCGCACCACCGAGCCCAGGCATATCCGGGCGGTGCAAACGGCGCTCCAGCGGCTTTACGACCAGGGCGACATATACAAAGCCGAATACGACGGATGGTATTGCGTGCCTTGCGAGCGATTTTATCCCAAAAAGGATGAGGGGAAAGCCAAATGCGCGGAATGCGGCCGGACGCTGGAGCAGATCAAGGAAACGAATTACTTTTTCAAAATGAGCGTCCATCAGGATTGGCTGGTCAAATACATTCAAGAGCATCCGAATTTTATCCAGCCCGATTTCCGCCGGAACGAAACACTCGGTTTTCTCCGCAAGCCCTTGAACGACCTTTGCATCTCGCGGCCCAAAAGCCGGCTTCCCTGGGACATTCCCCTTCCTTTTGACTCCGATTTTGTGGCTTATGTCTGGTTTGACGCGCTCATCAATTACATCAGCGCCATTGGCTGTTTTGCAGACGATGAAAAATTCCGGAAATGGTGGCCGGCCGCGTATCACCTCATGGCCAAGGATATTTTAACCACGCACACCGTTTACTGGCCGATCATGCTCAAAGCCCTGCGGCTTGAAATGCCGGAAACCATTTTCGCCCATGGCTGGTGGCTGACCGGCGAAGCCAAAATGAGCAAATCGCTGGGCAATGTGATTGACCCCCTGGCGGTTGCCGAAAAATACGGCGCGGATGCTTTCCGCTATTTTCTGGCGGCCGAAATGGTGATGGGGCAGGATTGCAGTTTTTCGGAAGAGGCCTTCATCCGCCGCTACAATGCCGACCTGGCCAACGACCTCGGCAATCTGCTCAGCCGCGTTTTAAAGCTCATTCAGGCGCACTTCGGCGGCAAAATTCCGGCGCCGGCGGACGAAGGCGAGGGAGAAAAAAAATTGCGGGATACCGTTCTGGCGGCCGCAAAAACCATGGCGGAAAGCATTGAAAACATGCGCATTGACCTGGGACTGGCCGCCGTGATCGGCGCGGTGCGCGAATGCAACCGTTACCTGGAAACAAAACAGCCCTGGCGCCTGGCCAAACAGGACGATAAGAAGCCGTTGCAGACGGTTTTATATTGCGCCTGCGAAACGCTGCGGATCGTCAGCGGCCTGCTTCAGCCGGTCATGCCCGGCAAAACGGCCGAATTACGCGCGGCGCTCGGGTTAACGGCTGAAGGGGCGGACATTCCCGTCTGGGGCAAAACGCCGGCCGGCGCGGCCGCCGGCGGGGCAACCCCGCTTTTTCCAAGGATTTCCATGGCAAAGGAACAGCCGGATCGGGCATTCGGGCCGCAAGCCGGCGCGGGGCGGGAAAAATCAGGACAGATTGACTACGCTGACTTTGCCCGCATCCAGCTGCGCACGGCGAAAATTTTATCGGCCGAAAAGGTGGAAGGCGCGGACAAACTGCTGAAACTCCAGATTGAGCTGGGCGCCGAAAAGCGCCAGATCATCGCGGGCATCGCCCGGCATTACCGGCCGGAAGATTTGACCGGCAGGACGATTGTGGTGGTCGCCAATTTGAAGCCCGCCAGAATCCGGGGGGTGGAATCCAACGGCATGCTGCTGGCCGCTTCGCATGGAGAAAGCCTCCGGCTGCTGACCGTGGAGGGCGAAATGCCGCCCGGCAGCGCAGTGAAATGA
- a CDS encoding LysM peptidoglycan-binding domain-containing protein, which yields MKLAVAPALCITAAGLLTGCATYEGGSRGVTQEREDYLILREDVNRCKDRMATMEIEQQRILDEIQQLRARGHDAAANTRLDELERRVTAMDAARAADRQAVVDQISANVARMMGGGAPKTASSSGAGYEHIVKEGETLSAIAAAYKVKASAIIEANDLKNPNILPKGRKLFIPK from the coding sequence ATGAAATTAGCCGTTGCGCCGGCGCTTTGCATAACGGCGGCCGGCCTGCTGACGGGCTGTGCCACCTATGAAGGCGGTTCCCGGGGGGTAACCCAGGAAAGGGAGGATTATCTCATTCTGCGCGAGGACGTGAACCGCTGTAAAGACAGGATGGCAACGATGGAAATTGAACAACAGCGCATCCTGGATGAAATTCAGCAATTGCGCGCCCGCGGCCACGATGCCGCCGCCAATACAAGGCTGGATGAACTTGAACGCCGCGTGACGGCCATGGATGCCGCGCGCGCCGCCGACCGGCAGGCCGTTGTGGACCAGATTTCGGCCAATGTCGCCAGAATGATGGGCGGCGGGGCTCCGAAAACAGCGTCTTCTTCCGGCGCCGGATATGAACACATTGTCAAGGAAGGCGAAACTCTTTCCGCGATTGCCGCCGCCTACAAGGTAAAAGCATCCGCAATTATTGAGGCGAACGATTTGAAAAATCCGAACATACTGCCGAAAGGCCGGAAACTTTTCATTCCGAAATAA
- a CDS encoding AsmA family protein, whose product MKILKIALFAMALLVIAVVTAVIFRLGPIVETGVNQVGPKIMGVPVTLGDAQISLLKGRVCFRNLSIGNPEGFKTDHAFQMDSILLEFVPRSLLSKRIMIRNINIDAPDIMYEQTLSGNNFGKIMENLKNTQTEKPAQDASRSGQKEETKVEIDKILISAGKIHVSMPGMGSAAAPIPLPTIQLADIGKDQRGASAEEVINQVFTAIFDGITRAVLSSGDIIGKGIEGIGDGAESAGKNAVEAAQAAGDTATDAGKKAVGAAREGIGAVKDLLGGK is encoded by the coding sequence ATGAAAATATTGAAAATAGCGCTGTTCGCCATGGCGCTGCTGGTAATCGCGGTTGTAACCGCTGTAATCTTCCGGCTGGGACCGATTGTTGAAACCGGCGTAAACCAGGTGGGGCCGAAAATAATGGGCGTGCCGGTAACTCTCGGCGATGCTCAAATCTCGCTCCTGAAAGGCCGGGTTTGTTTCCGGAACCTTTCTATCGGCAATCCCGAGGGGTTTAAAACCGATCACGCTTTCCAGATGGATAGCATCCTGCTGGAATTCGTTCCGCGTTCGCTGTTATCCAAGCGGATCATGATCAGGAATATTAACATTGACGCTCCCGATATCATGTATGAACAAACGCTTTCAGGAAACAACTTCGGCAAGATCATGGAAAACCTGAAAAACACGCAAACGGAAAAACCGGCGCAAGACGCATCCCGGTCCGGGCAAAAAGAGGAAACAAAAGTTGAAATTGACAAAATACTCATCAGCGCCGGCAAGATTCATGTTTCCATGCCGGGAATGGGATCCGCCGCGGCGCCGATTCCCCTGCCGACCATTCAACTGGCCGATATCGGCAAGGACCAGCGGGGCGCGTCAGCCGAAGAGGTGATCAACCAGGTGTTTACCGCCATTTTTGACGGCATCACCAGGGCCGTATTGTCCTCGGGAGACATCATCGGCAAGGGCATTGAAGGCATCGGCGACGGCGCGGAAAGCGCCGGCAAAAACGCGGTTGAAGCGGCCCAGGCAGCGGGAGATACCGCAACGGACGCCGGCAAGAAGGCGGTTGGCGCCGCAAGGGAAGGAATCGGGGCGGTTAAGGACCTGCTGGGCGGCAAATAG
- the hisS gene encoding histidine--tRNA ligase, protein MTEIPLHFEPPRGMRDFYPEDMAARNAVFAAWAEAARRFGFVQYDACVVESLELLKRKSGEEIGDQLYTFKDKSDRDLALRPEMTPTLARMIAARHGMLSFPLKWFAIAQCFRYERTTKGRKREHYQWNLDILGEESLSAEAEILACVFSALTALGLNAQDVRTHFSSRALLADLLAKAGISEEHHSAAFLALDKRGKIPDDEIVLLLRKAGLKQEDVAAAFRIMALNDLDDVRSFLGGETPALAAAAELPRRMADYGLDDYLCFDIGVVRGLGYYTGIVFEAYAAAHKMRAIFGGGRYDRLLGELGGNALSGVGLGFGDVVIMDLLQAKGGMPSGPDRIDLAVGFMEEAQRPAAVRLARVWREEGRRADLALHCEKAKNFFGRVGKGGVTEAVFLGPDDLASGTARVKNLSGRTERQIPLK, encoded by the coding sequence ATGACGGAAATTCCGCTCCATTTTGAACCGCCGCGCGGGATGCGCGATTTTTACCCCGAGGATATGGCGGCGCGTAATGCGGTTTTTGCCGCATGGGCAGAAGCCGCGCGGCGTTTCGGATTTGTCCAGTATGACGCCTGCGTGGTTGAATCGCTGGAGCTCTTGAAACGCAAAAGCGGCGAGGAAATCGGCGACCAGCTCTACACCTTCAAGGATAAAAGCGACCGCGACCTGGCTCTGCGGCCGGAAATGACGCCCACCCTTGCGCGGATGATTGCCGCCCGCCATGGCATGCTTTCCTTCCCCCTCAAATGGTTCGCAATTGCGCAGTGTTTCCGGTACGAACGCACCACCAAGGGCCGCAAACGCGAACATTATCAATGGAACCTTGATATTCTCGGGGAAGAATCGTTGTCCGCCGAGGCGGAAATACTGGCCTGCGTCTTTTCCGCGCTGACGGCGCTCGGCTTAAACGCGCAGGACGTCCGGACGCATTTCAGCAGCCGGGCACTGCTGGCCGATCTTCTCGCAAAAGCCGGCATATCCGAAGAACATCATTCCGCGGCGTTTCTGGCGCTGGATAAACGCGGAAAAATACCGGACGATGAAATCGTTCTCCTGCTCCGGAAGGCGGGCCTGAAACAGGAAGACGTCGCCGCGGCATTCAGAATAATGGCGTTGAATGATCTTGACGACGTGCGGTCTTTCCTCGGCGGGGAAACCCCCGCGCTGGCCGCCGCCGCCGAATTGCCGCGGAGAATGGCCGATTACGGCTTGGATGATTATCTCTGTTTTGACATCGGCGTGGTGCGCGGGCTGGGTTATTACACCGGGATTGTGTTTGAGGCCTATGCCGCGGCGCATAAAATGCGGGCGATTTTCGGCGGGGGGCGCTACGACCGGCTTTTAGGCGAACTCGGCGGGAACGCGCTGAGCGGAGTCGGGCTCGGTTTCGGCGATGTTGTCATCATGGACCTTCTGCAGGCCAAAGGCGGAATGCCGTCCGGTCCGGACCGGATTGATCTGGCGGTCGGGTTCATGGAAGAAGCCCAGCGGCCGGCGGCGGTGCGCCTGGCCCGGGTCTGGCGGGAGGAAGGCCGTCGGGCTGATCTGGCCTTGCATTGCGAGAAAGCCAAAAATTTTTTCGGACGGGTCGGCAAGGGCGGGGTAACCGAAGCCGTGTTTCTTGGCCCGGACGATCTCGCTTCCGGAACGGCCCGCGTTAAAAACCTGAGCGGCCGGACTGAACGGCAAATCCCGCTGAAATAA
- the aspS gene encoding aspartate--tRNA ligase, translating into MNAPPLHPYRTHTCGELRPAHIPQKVRLAGWVFRKRDHGQLLFIDLRDHYGVTQVVIQPDRDFFDFCTRLKPESVIIVTGTVTARSAETVNPNLDTGAVELLAETVALESACGPLPLPVDGAEDGPEETRLRYRYIDLRREKMHRNIMLRSQIIAFIRKRMTELGFNEFQTPILTSSSPEGARDYLVPSRLHPGCFYALPQAPQQFKQLLMIAGFDRYFQIAPCFRDEDSRADRSPGEFYQLDLEMSFATQEDVFAVVEDVFSKTFGKFSKKTFNPPPFPRIPYAEALLKYGTDKPDLRIPIELRDVTDIFRNSGLNAFRSMIEQGAAVRAVPVKGIASKPRSFFDKLTEQAKAIGAKGLAYLVWTGEAVKGPIAKFLTPEQLNAVAEKCKIGAGDVVFFICEKPPALHRLAGEIRATLGKELKLADENIFRFCWIVDFPMFERDEETGRIGFSHNPFSMPQGGLQALKEQPPLALRAWQYDIVCNGCELSSGAIRNHSPEIMYQAFKIAGYTEQDVNNKFSGMINALRLGAPPHGGIAPGIDRIVMLIAGEQNLREVVAFPMNQRAQDLMMGAPAPVAEKQLRELHLKVTLPPPDAHPAGPASDGRNTNA; encoded by the coding sequence GTGAACGCCCCCCCCCTCCATCCCTATCGCACCCATACCTGCGGAGAATTACGGCCGGCGCATATCCCGCAAAAAGTCAGGCTGGCCGGCTGGGTCTTCCGCAAAAGAGACCATGGCCAACTCCTCTTTATTGACCTGCGCGACCATTACGGCGTTACCCAGGTTGTCATCCAGCCCGACCGCGATTTTTTTGATTTCTGCACGCGCCTCAAGCCGGAAAGCGTGATCATCGTAACCGGGACAGTCACGGCGCGCTCCGCCGAGACGGTCAACCCCAATCTGGACACCGGCGCGGTGGAACTGCTGGCCGAAACCGTTGCCCTGGAGTCGGCCTGCGGCCCGCTGCCCCTGCCGGTTGACGGCGCTGAAGACGGCCCCGAGGAAACGCGGCTCCGTTACCGCTATATTGACCTGCGGCGCGAAAAAATGCACCGCAACATAATGCTGCGTTCGCAAATCATCGCCTTTATCCGCAAGCGGATGACCGAACTGGGGTTCAACGAATTTCAGACCCCCATTCTGACCAGCAGTTCGCCGGAAGGCGCCCGCGATTACCTCGTTCCCAGCCGCCTGCACCCCGGCTGTTTTTACGCCCTGCCCCAGGCGCCCCAGCAGTTCAAGCAACTGCTCATGATCGCCGGGTTTGACCGTTATTTCCAGATCGCACCCTGTTTCCGCGACGAGGATTCGCGCGCCGACCGTTCGCCCGGAGAATTTTACCAGCTTGACCTTGAAATGTCGTTCGCGACCCAGGAGGACGTCTTTGCCGTGGTTGAGGATGTTTTCTCAAAAACATTCGGGAAATTTTCAAAAAAAACCTTCAATCCGCCTCCTTTCCCGCGCATCCCCTACGCGGAAGCGTTGCTCAAATACGGAACCGACAAGCCCGACCTGCGCATCCCGATTGAATTAAGGGACGTTACGGATATTTTCAGAAATTCCGGCCTGAACGCGTTCCGCTCCATGATTGAACAGGGCGCCGCCGTGCGCGCCGTGCCGGTCAAGGGCATCGCCTCCAAGCCGCGCAGTTTCTTTGATAAACTGACGGAACAGGCAAAAGCCATCGGCGCCAAAGGGCTGGCCTATTTGGTCTGGACCGGAGAAGCCGTCAAGGGGCCGATCGCCAAATTTTTAACGCCTGAACAATTGAACGCCGTCGCCGAAAAGTGCAAAATCGGCGCCGGCGACGTGGTTTTCTTTATCTGCGAAAAGCCCCCGGCCCTGCACCGCCTGGCCGGGGAAATCCGCGCAACCCTCGGCAAAGAGTTGAAACTGGCGGATGAAAATATTTTCAGGTTCTGTTGGATCGTGGATTTCCCGATGTTTGAGCGCGACGAGGAAACCGGCCGGATCGGTTTTTCGCACAACCCCTTTTCCATGCCGCAGGGCGGATTGCAGGCCCTGAAGGAACAACCCCCGCTCGCCCTCCGCGCCTGGCAATATGACATTGTCTGCAACGGCTGCGAGCTTTCCAGCGGCGCCATCCGCAACCACAGCCCTGAAATCATGTACCAGGCGTTCAAGATCGCCGGCTACACCGAACAGGACGTCAACAACAAATTCAGCGGCATGATCAACGCCCTGCGTCTGGGCGCGCCGCCCCACGGCGGCATCGCGCCGGGCATTGACCGCATCGTCATGCTGATCGCCGGCGAACAGAATTTAAGAGAAGTGGTCGCCTTCCCCATGAACCAGCGCGCGCAGGACCTGATGATGGGCGCGCCGGCCCCGGTCGCTGAAAAACAGCTCCGCGAACTGCATCTGAAAGTAACCCTGCCCCCGCCGGATGCACATCCTGCCGGGCCCGCCAGCGACGGGCGGAATACGAATGCGTGA
- a CDS encoding STAS domain-containing protein translates to MKIQETKKGEVNILNVEGRLDSMSSLEFENHLARLIDAGGARIALDCAKLDYLSSAGLRAILSAAKRTKQAGGKLTLGNPSQQVNEILDIAGFASILPIFKTTDEAVNAAGA, encoded by the coding sequence ATGAAAATACAGGAAACGAAAAAAGGGGAAGTCAATATTCTTAACGTGGAGGGCCGGCTTGATTCAATGAGTTCTCTGGAATTTGAGAACCACCTCGCCCGGCTTATTGACGCCGGCGGCGCGCGCATCGCGCTGGATTGCGCCAAGCTTGATTATCTGAGCAGCGCCGGTCTGCGCGCCATTCTTTCGGCGGCCAAGCGCACCAAACAGGCCGGCGGCAAACTGACGCTGGGCAACCCCAGCCAGCAGGTCAATGAAATTCTTGATATTGCCGGCTTTGCGAGCATCCTGCCGATTTTTAAAACAACAGACGAAGCCGTAAACGCCGCCGGCGCGTAA
- a CDS encoding integration host factor subunit beta — translation MTKRDLVMRIAKTTGLVQEDVLAVLQMTLDCIIEALARGENVEFRNFGVFEVQVRKARIGRNPNKPTHTVTIPSRKVVKFKMGRIMKARIMKNVR, via the coding sequence ATGACAAAACGCGATCTGGTTATGCGCATTGCGAAAACAACCGGACTGGTTCAGGAGGACGTTCTGGCCGTGTTACAAATGACCCTTGACTGCATAATTGAGGCCCTGGCCAGGGGTGAAAATGTTGAATTCCGTAATTTCGGCGTTTTTGAGGTCCAGGTTCGGAAGGCGCGCATCGGCCGCAACCCGAACAAGCCGACCCATACCGTCACGATTCCCTCCCGGAAAGTCGTCAAATTCAAAATGGGGCGGATCATGAAAGCCCGTATCATGAAAAATGTCCGCTAA
- a CDS encoding GPP34 family phosphoprotein, which translates to MNCAEILFLLALDGERGVIRPEMERTLNYALAGAILMELALQNRIDTDLTCIRHNPQAETSDPFLLRVVDKRPTGDILLDEALKELQHKSGPRPTRAWLVYFAREGRDIRDRVTARLANAKILDITETKILMLKKRRYSITDSSGITTIRSRLRELILDGEIPEPREVALAGLADASGLFDEIFSPEELAQTRPRILSLCKLDLIGQAMAGIIREVKHSISTEAHPG; encoded by the coding sequence ATGAATTGCGCCGAAATACTCTTTCTGCTGGCTCTGGACGGCGAACGGGGCGTGATCAGGCCGGAGATGGAGCGCACGCTTAATTATGCGCTGGCCGGGGCCATCCTGATGGAACTGGCCCTGCAAAATCGCATAGACACCGATCTCACCTGCATCCGGCACAATCCGCAGGCGGAAACCAGCGATCCGTTTCTTCTGCGCGTGGTTGACAAGCGGCCCACCGGGGACATTCTGCTGGATGAAGCGTTGAAAGAGCTGCAGCATAAGTCCGGCCCCCGGCCGACGCGCGCCTGGTTGGTTTATTTTGCCCGGGAAGGCCGGGATATCCGCGACCGGGTAACCGCCCGGCTGGCAAACGCAAAAATCCTGGATATCACGGAAACAAAAATACTCATGTTGAAAAAACGCCGGTATTCCATAACCGATTCCAGCGGTATAACAACCATCCGCTCGCGTTTGCGCGAACTCATTCTGGACGGCGAAATCCCGGAACCGCGCGAAGTTGCGCTCGCGGGCTTAGCCGATGCGAGCGGACTTTTTGACGAAATTTTTTCGCCCGAGGAACTGGCGCAGACCAGGCCGCGGATTCTCTCCCTCTGCAAGCTGGACTTGATCGGGCAGGCCATGGCCGGCATAATCCGCGAAGTGAAACACAGCATCTCAACCGAGGCGCATCCCGGGTAA